In Myxococcales bacterium, the DNA window CACCCTGCGGCCGACCGCTCGGCGCTCGCGTCGGAGAGCTCGAAGGCCTGCTCGACCTTGAGATCCGGGAGGCCTTCGATCTCGAGGATGCGGCCCGAGTAGACGTTCTTTTTGCCCTGCTTCGCCACCGTGAGGAGCCCACGCTGGATGGCCGCGTAGGGGATCGCGTTGACGAGATCGCGGAGCGTGATGCCCGGCTGCATCTTGCCCTTGAAGCGCACGAGCACGCTCTCGGGCATGTCGAGCGGCATGACGCCGAGCGCCGCCGCGAACGCGACGAGGCCCGAGCCACCCGGGAACGAGATGCCGATGGGGAAGCGCGTGTGGCTGTCGCCGCCCGTGCCGACGCCGTCCGGGAGGAGCATGCGGTTCAGCCACGAGTGGATGATGCCGTCGCCCGCGCGGAGCGAGATGCCGCCGCGGTTCGTGATGAAGTCGGGCAGGGTGTGCTGCGTCTCGATGTCGACGGGCTTCGGGTACGCGGCCGTGTGGCAGAACGACTGCATCACGAGGTCGGCCGAGAAGCCGAGGCACGCGAGCTCCTTGAGCTCGTCGCGGGTCATGGGGCCCGTCGTGTCTTGGGAGCCCACGGCCGACATGTGCGGCTCGCAGTACGTGCCGGGGCGGATGCCCGCGACGCCGCACGCGCGGCCGACCATCTTCTGCGCGAGCGTGAAGCCCTTGCCCGTGTCCTTCGGATCTTCGGGGCGGCGGAACGCGGGCGACGCGTCGAGGCCGAGGAAATCGCGCGCGCGCTTCGTGAGGCTGCGCCCGATGATGAGCGGGATACGACCGCCGGCCTGCACCTCGTCGAGGATGACCTCGGTCTTGAGGGAGAAGGTGGAGAGCGTCTCTCCCGCCTCGTTCGTGACCTTGCCCTCGTAGGGGTAGATCACGATGACGTCGCCCATGGCGAGCTTGGTCACGTCGCACTCGATGGGGAGCGCGCCCGAGTCTTCCATGGTGTTGAAGAAGATCGGGGCGATCTTGCCGCCGATGCACACGCCGCCCGAGCGTTTGTTCGGGATGAAGGGGATGTCGTCCCCGAAGTGCCAGAGCACGCTGTTCGTGGCGCTCTTGCGGCTCGAGCCGGTGCCGACGACGTCGCCCACGTAGGCGACCGGGTGGCCCTTCTTCTGGACCTCTTTGATCTGCTCGAGGGCGTTGTGGATGCCCTCGCGCGCGTTCTTGAGCATCGCGAGCGCGTGGAGCGGGATGTCCGGACGCGACCAGGCGTCTTGCGCGGGGGAGAGGTCGTCGGTGTTGGTCTCGCCGGTGACCTTGAAGACGGTGAGGGTGATCTTCTCGGCGAGCTTGGGGCGGCTCGTGAACCACTCGGCGTCGGCCCACGACTGGACCACGGCCTTCGCGTGCTCGTTGCCCTTCTTGGCGCGCTCGGCGACGTCGTGGAAGGCGTCGAACATGAGCAGCGTCTTCTTGAGCTGCGTGGCCGCGAGGGGCGCGAGCGCGGCGTCGTCGAGGAGGGCGACGAGCGGCTGGATGTTGTACCCGCCGAGCATGGTGCCGAGGATCTCGACGGCCTTCTCGCGCGAGATGAGGCCGCACTTCGCCTCGCCCTTGGCGATGGCCGCGAGGAAGCCGGCCTTCACGTAGGCCGCGTCGTCGACGCCGGCGGGCACGCGGTTCATGAAGAGGTCGAGCAAGAAGTCGGCCTCGCCGGCGGGGGGGCTCTCGAGCAGCTTCACGAGCTGGGAGGTCTGCTCGGCGCTGAGGGGCTTGGGCGGGATGCCCTGGGCGGCGCGCTCTTCGACGTGCTTGCGGTAGTCCTGAAGCATGATGGCTCTCTCCTTGGAAGGCGCGCGCCCGAACGGGGCCCGTCGATCCTTCACGCGGATGGATGTAACGCCGGACGAGCCATGCAAAAAGCAGATTATTCGCATACCATCGTTGCGAATCTCGCATGCATCATGGCTTCGAGGGGCACGACGGGGTCGCCTCGTTGGGTGCCTCGCAGATCCCGGCGCAGCGACGGTCCCTGGGGCGTCGCCGCGGGTGCGTCAGAAGTCGCCGAGCTTCTCGAGCACGCCCTTGCGCTTCACGATGTTCTTGTAGTCCCACTGGATGTGCTTCGCCTTGCGGAGCCAGCGGGCGAGCACGGTCTTCTTGATCGCGGCGACGTCGGTGAAGTGGACGTGCGCGGCCTTGAATTTTCCCTCGGGCGAGAGGCCGGGCTCGTCGAACGACTGGCCGCTCCAGAAGAGGAGCTGCACGCCCTGTTTGCGGACCCAGTAACCGACGATGGGGTTGCCATCGAGGAACCACACGGGCCCGCCGTGCCACACCTTGCTCTCGGCGTCGGGCAGCCCCTTGCGAATGAGGGCCGCGAGCGCGCTGCAGACCTCGGCGTTCGCGCCGACCTGGGCCTCGTTGTAGTCGTCGATGGTCGTCATGCATCGCCTCGTGGGGGCCGGGCTCTCCTCGCCGCGTCGTCACGTGTACCACGTGGGACGGGCATGGAGAACGCGCGAGCCCGCGGCCGATCCATGCGCAGATCCAGAGAATCTGCCTATCATCTCGCCAAAGCACGCATGGATCTCTTGCTCACTCGCTCTCTCCTCGCGGTCGCGCGCGAGGGCACCATCGGCAAGGCGGCGAAGCGGCTGCACATCTCCCAGTCGGCGCTGTCTCGGAGGCTCCAGCAGCTCGCCGAGGAGCTCGGCACCGAGATCTTGAGCCCTCAGGGGCGCGGCGTGGTGCTCACCGAGGCGGGGAGGCTCTTCGTGGCGGAGGGCACGGTGCTCGTGGATCGTTTCGACCGCGCGAAGGCCGAGGTGCGGGCGCTCTCACGGCTCGAGGCCGGCACGGTGCGCGTGGGCGGCGGCGCGACGGCGGTCTCGTACTTGCTGCCCGAGGCCATGGCGCGCTTCCGAAAGAGCCACCCGCGGGTGCGGTTCCGACTCGAGGAGGCGGGCAGCCGCGAGGTCGAACAGGCCGTCATCGAGGACCGTGTGGAGCTCGGCGTGGTGACGCTGCCCGTGTACGCGAAGGAGCTCGAGGTCCGCCCCCTCGCCAACGATCGCATCGTGCTCGTGGCCGCGGCCGATCACCCGCTCGCGAAGCGCAAACGCGTGGTCCCGGAGGACTTGGCGGGCCTCGCCATCATCGGCTTCGAGGGAGAGAGCGCCATTCGCACGCTCATCGATCAGGCGCTCCGCGAGGCCTTCGTCGAGGTGAACGTGGTCATGGAGGTGCGGAGCATCGCGGCCATCTTGCGGCTCGTCGAGTCGACCGGGAGCTGTGCGTTCGTGAGCGAGCTCGGCGCGGAGGGGCGGCCCGTGATCGACGTGCGTGGCCTGCGCATCGAGCGCGAGCTGGGCCTCGTCACGCGGCGCGGGAGACCCATGTCGGCCGCCGCGCGGGCCTTCGCCGAAGAGCTCGCGAAGAGCGCCGCGGGCAGCACACGCCGAAGCGCGCGGTGAGCCGGAGAGGGCCTGGGCGACCCTCGCGAGGAGGTCGGACATCGCGTGCGCCGATGTCCGAAAAGAGCAATGGTTTGGCACTCTTTGGCCCAGCCTAGGAGATGCGGGTCGAGCGCGATTTCCTGGAGAGAAGCGGGAGCCGAACCACACCATGCCCGTGTTGGTACGGACCGTGCTCAGGCCAGACGCATGCGCAAGCCCCACGTCTCGATGTCGGCATCCGTTCTCCTCGGCCTCGCGTTCGCAGCAGCATGCAGCACCACGGACAGCACGGCTGGCTCCAGCGACGGCGGCGCCGACGCGGGCGGTTCCGCGTGCTCGCTGTCCTCCCTCCCTCGAGAAGGAGACCCATGCAGCCCGCCGGGGCTCGAGTGCCCAGGACAGGGCGCGCCATGCGCGTTCAACCCGCAGTGCCCCGTGTGCGCGACGATCAAGCCGATCTGCGGGGACGATGGGCGGTGGCGCATCGTCTCGACGACACCCTCTTGCCCGAACCTGTGCCCGAGCGTGTTCCCGAAGGCCGGAGAGCCATGCGACACGCGCGGTCTCGAGTGTGCGGAGCCGGCGCGCCCGTGCGAGTCGCCGTGCGAGTGCCCACGCCTCGTGGCCACATGCCGCAATGACGTCTGGAACGTGGTGGACACGTCCACACCTCCGCCCGCGTGTTTCGCGGACGCTGGGGACGCGAGCCCGACGGACGGGGGCAGCGATGCGGACAAATAGCCAAGAGAGGAACGGTGCGCCCATGAAGCGCGAGTGCTCGCGACTCGTCGTGACATGGCGCGATGGCGCATGAGAGGTCGTGGACGTGGACGTGCCGCCCCCGTCGTGTCGTGCGGACGGAGGGGGACGCGAGCTCAGCGCGCGGGGACGCGGATCGGTAGGGGGAGTGTTCTATCGAGGCACGGAGGTGCTGATGCGAGGCTCGTGCCTACGGCCCGACGAACCCCGGTTTCGTGGAGTTTCGCGGTCTTGGCGTCAACGTCGGTCGGTTCTTCCATGGGGGCGGGGGTGGCCGGGCCGTTCGCGGGGTGGCCCGGGCCACCACACCGAAGCCCGCGGCTCGCCATGACGACGCCCGAGTGCTCTCCTTCGTGAGGTGACGTCGCACGACTCCCACCCCGACCGCCTCTCCCCCGGCCACGGCTGGAAGACACCCACCCGGACCGAGGTGGCGGTCCTCGCGGTCGTCTTCGCCGTCGTGGCCTCCCCGTGTGCAGCCTACACGTACCTGGCGCCGAAGGTGGGCTTCCCACTCGCGCCCGGCATCGTCATGGACGTGCTCGCGGTCTTGACCGCGGTGGTGGTCGTGTACGCGAAGTTCGGCCCCGACGACGCGAGCGACTCGATGTCGCCGCCGGACTGAGGACGGCACGCGCCCTCTCACCCGTAGCGCTCGACGTACGCGCCGAGCTCGCGTGCGACCACGTCGAACGCGGTCCGCACGCGCAGCACCCGGAGATCTTCCTTGCGGGCGACGAGATAGACCGGCCGCGTCGCCACGCGCCCTAGGCGTGTCACCTCTTCGAGCCCGGGGAACGTCGCGGCGAGGGCGCGCGGGAGCACGACGAGCCCCACCCCGAGCTCCCCGGCGCGCGCCAGGGCCACCATGCTGTTCGCGCGGAAGGCGACCTCGGCCTCACGTGCGTGCTCCTTCAGGTACGTGGCCTCGGGACCCCCGTCGAGCTCGCGCACCGGCACGACCACCCTGTGCCCCGCGTACGGCGGCATCGGCGCGGCCTTCGGGCACCTCGTGAGGTAGCTGCGCGAAGCATAGAGCCCGTACACGAGCCCGCCGATGCGCTTCGCGAGGAGCTCGCGGCTCTCCGGGCGCACGAGCCGGACGGCGATGTCGACCTCCCCCCGGAGCACGTCGGCCGCGAGGTTCCCAGTCACGACCTCCAAGACGATCTTCGGCGCCACCCGCGCGAGCCTCGGCATCACGTGCTCGAGCAGGTGGAGCGCCGTCACCTCGGTCGCGGCCACACGCACCACACCACGCGCTTCGTCGGTCGGCTCGAGGGGCTCACGCTCGAGCCGGAAGAGGCCCTCGGCGAGCGGCGCCACCAGCGTCGCCACGCGCTCCCCCGCGCGCGTCGGCACGAGCCCGCGCGACGTGCGCACGAAGAGCGGCACCCCGAGGGCGGACTCGAGGGCATCGAGCCTTCGCCCCGCCGTGGTCTGGTGCACGCGGAGCTTCTTCGCCGCGCGCACGAGGCTCTTGGTCTCGAAGAGCGCGTGGGCGAGCCGGAGATCGTTCCAGTCGAGCATATGCAAATGTGCATATCACGTATGTGCATGCGCGCATGGTGAGGGCGACGGCGCCGCCGTACATCCAAGGGCACCGGAGGCTCACACCATGTTCATCACCAAGACGATCCGCACCCTCGCCCTCTCCACGTTCGCCGCGCTCTCCTTGGCCACCTCGGCCTGCGGCTCTCCCGGAACCGAGGCCCCCGCGCCCGCGACCACCGCGGGCCAGACCCGCCTCGACATCACCGGCAAGTTCGCGAGCGCCTGCGTCAAGGCCGGCGGCTCGCCCACGAAGCTCACGTTCGACATCGGGGCCTCCGAGTGGAAGCTCGACTACGTGACCTACGGCGACGAGGCCTGCACGACCCCGTTCGTCACCGTGCACATCGAGGGGCCGTACGAGCTGTCGGGCCCCTCGCCCACGGTGAGCGGCGCGACGCTCGGGCGCTTC includes these proteins:
- a CDS encoding DUF1801 domain-containing protein, producing the protein MTTIDDYNEAQVGANAEVCSALAALIRKGLPDAESKVWHGGPVWFLDGNPIVGYWVRKQGVQLLFWSGQSFDEPGLSPEGKFKAAHVHFTDVAAIKKTVLARWLRKAKHIQWDYKNIVKRKGVLEKLGDF
- the acnB gene encoding bifunctional aconitate hydratase 2/2-methylisocitrate dehydratase, which translates into the protein MLQDYRKHVEERAAQGIPPKPLSAEQTSQLVKLLESPPAGEADFLLDLFMNRVPAGVDDAAYVKAGFLAAIAKGEAKCGLISREKAVEILGTMLGGYNIQPLVALLDDAALAPLAATQLKKTLLMFDAFHDVAERAKKGNEHAKAVVQSWADAEWFTSRPKLAEKITLTVFKVTGETNTDDLSPAQDAWSRPDIPLHALAMLKNAREGIHNALEQIKEVQKKGHPVAYVGDVVGTGSSRKSATNSVLWHFGDDIPFIPNKRSGGVCIGGKIAPIFFNTMEDSGALPIECDVTKLAMGDVIVIYPYEGKVTNEAGETLSTFSLKTEVILDEVQAGGRIPLIIGRSLTKRARDFLGLDASPAFRRPEDPKDTGKGFTLAQKMVGRACGVAGIRPGTYCEPHMSAVGSQDTTGPMTRDELKELACLGFSADLVMQSFCHTAAYPKPVDIETQHTLPDFITNRGGISLRAGDGIIHSWLNRMLLPDGVGTGGDSHTRFPIGISFPGGSGLVAFAAALGVMPLDMPESVLVRFKGKMQPGITLRDLVNAIPYAAIQRGLLTVAKQGKKNVYSGRILEIEGLPDLKVEQAFELSDASAERSAAGCTIKLNKEPIIEYLKSNIVMLRWMIAEGYGDVRALERRAQAMEKWLAAPTLLEADKDAEYAEIIEIDMDQIKEPLLACPNDPDDIKPLSQVAGDKIDEVFIGSCMTNVGHFRAAARLLKEFGGPVPTRLWVAPPTKMDQAQLMQEGYYNMFAGAGARTEMPGCSLCMGNQAQVNPGTTVVSTSTRNFPNRLGKGSNVYLSSAELAAVAAIVGKLPTVEEYMKYASRLDAMSADLYRYLNFNEIKTYVTKASKASLPVLA
- a CDS encoding LysR family transcriptional regulator, translated to MLDWNDLRLAHALFETKSLVRAAKKLRVHQTTAGRRLDALESALGVPLFVRTSRGLVPTRAGERVATLVAPLAEGLFRLEREPLEPTDEARGVVRVAATEVTALHLLEHVMPRLARVAPKIVLEVVTGNLAADVLRGEVDIAVRLVRPESRELLAKRIGGLVYGLYASRSYLTRCPKAAPMPPYAGHRVVVPVRELDGGPEATYLKEHAREAEVAFRANSMVALARAGELGVGLVVLPRALAATFPGLEEVTRLGRVATRPVYLVARKEDLRVLRVRTAFDVVARELGAYVERYG
- a CDS encoding LysR family transcriptional regulator; translation: MDLLLTRSLLAVAREGTIGKAAKRLHISQSALSRRLQQLAEELGTEILSPQGRGVVLTEAGRLFVAEGTVLVDRFDRAKAEVRALSRLEAGTVRVGGGATAVSYLLPEAMARFRKSHPRVRFRLEEAGSREVEQAVIEDRVELGVVTLPVYAKELEVRPLANDRIVLVAAADHPLAKRKRVVPEDLAGLAIIGFEGESAIRTLIDQALREAFVEVNVVMEVRSIAAILRLVESTGSCAFVSELGAEGRPVIDVRGLRIERELGLVTRRGRPMSAAARAFAEELAKSAAGSTRRSAR